A window of Micrococcus endophyticus contains these coding sequences:
- the sdhA gene encoding succinate dehydrogenase flavoprotein subunit, which yields MQVHKYDVVIVGAGGAGMRAAIEAGQRAHTAVLTKIYPTRSHTGAAQGGMCAALANVEEDNWEWHTFDTVKGGDYLVDQDAAEVMAKEAIDAVLDLEKMGLPFNRTPEGKIDQRRFGGHTRDHGKAPVRRACYAADRTGHMILQTLYQNCVKHNVEFYNEFYVLDLLLVEEDAVREDGTPYKQKRTAGVVSYELATGEIHVFQAKSVVFATGGAGKVYKTTSNAHTLTGDGMAIAYRAGLPLEDMEFVQFHPTGLAGLGILLSEAARGEGGILRNSDGERFMERYAPTIKDLAPRDIVARSMAEEVRQGRGAGPNKDYVLLDLTHLEPSHIDEKLPDITEFARTYLGVEPYTEPVPVFPTCHYFMGGVPTNIKAEVLQDNDTVVPGLYAAGEVACVSVHGSNRLGTNSLLDINVFGRRAGIYAAEYAQTADFVELPEGGELPTVEHIENLRSATGSERVADIRAELQESMDADMQVFRDEDSIRRALSKIEELRGRYENVSVQDKGKRFNLDLLEGMELGYLLDIAEAMTLAALGRKESRGGHYREDYPDRDDANFMAHTMIYRDETAEMEGVKGIRFETKPVVVTRYQPMERKY from the coding sequence ATGCAGGTGCACAAGTACGACGTGGTGATCGTCGGCGCCGGCGGCGCCGGCATGCGCGCGGCCATCGAGGCCGGCCAGCGCGCCCACACCGCCGTCCTCACCAAGATCTACCCCACCCGCTCCCACACCGGCGCGGCCCAGGGCGGCATGTGCGCCGCCCTCGCCAACGTCGAGGAGGACAACTGGGAGTGGCACACGTTCGACACCGTCAAGGGCGGTGACTACCTCGTGGACCAGGACGCCGCCGAGGTGATGGCCAAGGAGGCCATCGACGCGGTGCTCGACCTGGAGAAGATGGGCCTGCCCTTCAACCGCACCCCCGAGGGCAAGATCGACCAGCGCCGCTTCGGCGGCCACACCCGCGACCACGGCAAGGCGCCCGTGCGCCGCGCCTGCTACGCCGCGGACCGCACCGGCCACATGATCCTGCAGACGCTCTACCAGAACTGCGTCAAGCACAACGTGGAGTTCTACAACGAGTTCTACGTGCTCGACCTGCTGCTGGTGGAGGAGGACGCCGTGCGCGAGGACGGCACCCCCTACAAGCAGAAGCGCACCGCCGGCGTCGTCTCCTACGAGCTCGCCACCGGCGAGATCCACGTCTTCCAGGCCAAGTCGGTCGTCTTCGCCACCGGCGGCGCCGGCAAGGTGTACAAGACCACCTCGAACGCCCACACCCTCACCGGCGACGGCATGGCCATCGCCTACCGTGCGGGCCTGCCCCTCGAGGACATGGAGTTCGTGCAGTTCCACCCGACCGGCCTGGCCGGCCTGGGCATCCTCCTCTCCGAGGCGGCCCGCGGCGAGGGCGGCATCCTGCGCAACTCGGACGGCGAGCGCTTCATGGAGCGCTACGCCCCCACCATCAAGGACCTCGCCCCGCGCGACATCGTGGCCCGGTCCATGGCCGAGGAGGTCCGCCAGGGCCGCGGCGCCGGTCCGAACAAGGACTACGTGCTGCTCGACCTGACGCACCTGGAGCCCTCGCACATCGACGAGAAGCTCCCGGACATCACCGAGTTCGCCCGCACCTACCTGGGCGTCGAGCCCTACACGGAGCCGGTGCCGGTGTTCCCCACGTGCCACTACTTCATGGGCGGCGTGCCCACGAACATCAAGGCCGAGGTGCTGCAGGACAACGACACCGTGGTGCCGGGCCTGTACGCCGCCGGCGAGGTGGCCTGCGTGTCCGTGCACGGCTCCAACCGCCTGGGCACCAACTCGCTGCTGGACATCAACGTGTTCGGCCGCCGTGCCGGCATCTACGCCGCCGAGTACGCGCAGACCGCCGACTTCGTGGAGCTGCCCGAGGGCGGCGAGCTGCCGACCGTGGAGCACATCGAGAACCTCCGCTCCGCCACCGGCTCCGAGCGCGTCGCGGACATCCGCGCCGAGCTGCAGGAGTCCATGGACGCCGACATGCAGGTGTTCCGTGACGAGGACTCGATCCGTCGCGCTCTCTCCAAGATCGAGGAGCTGCGCGGCCGCTACGAGAACGTGTCCGTCCAGGACAAGGGCAAGCGCTTCAACCTCGACCTGCTCGAGGGCATGGAGCTCGGCTACCTCCTCGACATCGCCGAGGCGATGACCCTCGCGGCCCTGGGCCGCAAGGAGTCCCGCGGCGGCCACTACCGCGAGGACTACCCGGACCGCGACGACGCGAACTTCATGGCCCACACCATGATCTACCGTGACGAGACCGCCGAGATGGAGGGCGTCAAGGGCATCCGCTTCGAGACCAAGCCCGTCGTCGTCACCCGTTACCAGCCGATGGAGCGCAAGTACTGA
- the sdhC gene encoding succinate dehydrogenase, cytochrome b556 subunit, which yields MSSATAQAPAKNGRGTLYRGHGGMWSWVGHRVTGVVIFFYLLVHVLDTAMVRVSPEAYDAVIGAYKTWYFALGEAGLVAAIIFHALNGLRIILVDFWKGGTQHHKTLLWIVLALWAVLTIGFCIRHFSLAFGGH from the coding sequence GTGTCTAGCGCCACTGCGCAGGCCCCGGCCAAGAACGGCCGCGGAACCCTGTACCGGGGCCACGGAGGCATGTGGTCCTGGGTGGGCCACCGCGTCACCGGCGTCGTCATCTTCTTCTACCTGCTCGTCCACGTGCTTGACACGGCGATGGTCCGGGTCTCCCCCGAGGCCTACGACGCCGTGATCGGCGCCTACAAAACCTGGTACTTCGCCCTCGGCGAGGCCGGCCTGGTCGCGGCGATCATCTTCCACGCCCTCAACGGCCTGCGCATCATCCTGGTCGACTTCTGGAAGGGCGGCACCCAGCACCACAAGACCCTGCTGTGGATCGTGCTGGCGCTGTGGGCCGTGCTGACCATCGGCTTCTGCATCCGTCACTTCAGCCTCGCCTTCGGAGGTCACTGA
- a CDS encoding succinate dehydrogenase hydrophobic membrane anchor subunit: MSTTAETTIAAPRTGRIDPKYTRDKGGRGNFEMLAWLFMRVSGVFLVVLIAVHLTSNLLVGDGIKGIDFGFVAGKWAHPLWQFWDLALLWLAMLHGANGVRTIINDYTERGNARFWLTMILYIATAVIIILGTLVIFTFDPCMVDASGALLEGSPAFCG; the protein is encoded by the coding sequence ATGAGCACCACCGCTGAGACCACCATCGCGGCCCCCCGCACCGGCCGCATCGACCCCAAGTACACCCGCGACAAGGGCGGGCGCGGCAACTTCGAGATGCTCGCCTGGCTCTTCATGCGCGTCTCGGGCGTCTTCCTCGTCGTGCTCATCGCCGTGCACCTGACCAGCAACCTGCTCGTGGGCGACGGCATCAAGGGCATCGACTTCGGCTTCGTGGCCGGCAAGTGGGCCCACCCGCTGTGGCAGTTCTGGGACCTGGCCCTGCTGTGGCTGGCCATGCTGCACGGCGCCAACGGCGTCCGCACGATCATCAACGACTACACCGAGCGCGGCAACGCCCGCTTCTGGCTCACGATGATCCTCTACATCGCCACCGCCGTGATCATCATCCTCGGCACCCTGGTGATCTTCACCTTCGATCCCTGCATGGTCGACGCCTCCGGCGCCCTGCTCGAGGGCTCCCCGGCCTTCTGCGGCTGA
- a CDS encoding ABC transporter permease, with translation MKATDLAGTALANTMRAKLRTFLTVVAIVIGAFTLTLTSGLGAGINKFVDNMVEGFGSPDQLTVMKQADPTSFAAGGAPQEYEPDEAAAGEMFGLPLLTAADLDRIRDTEHVTEVETARLVEPEYIEGEDGRQWQVPFMGSSFEIGALSLAAGREPAADAAEVTVPQDWVEALGGQAPEDVLGQTVTLVAADPLGKQDGVEAEVVGVTEPMASGSGSGPVPSGEVETRLHEIQTAGLPEAQRDTFFSASVTVADMAANEAAVKAALADEGYSAQTLEDQLGPIRGIIDAVTWVLNGFALIALLAASFGIINTLLMAVQERTREIGLMKALGMTGRKIFGLFTMEAVVIGLLGSLIGVGLGVAVGVVANQVLTEGALSGVTGLVLYAVEPLSLALIVLLIVAIAFLAGTLPAARAARKDPIEALRYE, from the coding sequence ATGAAGGCGACGGACCTGGCGGGCACCGCCCTGGCGAACACGATGCGCGCGAAGCTGCGCACGTTCCTGACGGTGGTGGCGATCGTGATCGGCGCTTTCACCCTCACGCTGACCTCCGGCCTCGGCGCCGGCATCAACAAGTTCGTGGACAACATGGTGGAGGGCTTCGGCAGCCCGGACCAGCTCACCGTGATGAAGCAGGCGGACCCGACCTCGTTCGCCGCGGGCGGGGCGCCGCAGGAGTACGAGCCCGATGAGGCCGCGGCCGGGGAAATGTTCGGCCTGCCCCTGCTGACCGCCGCGGACCTGGACCGCATCCGGGACACGGAGCACGTCACCGAGGTCGAGACCGCGCGACTCGTGGAGCCCGAGTACATCGAGGGCGAGGACGGCCGGCAGTGGCAGGTCCCGTTCATGGGCAGCTCCTTCGAGATCGGGGCGCTCTCGCTCGCCGCGGGGCGCGAGCCGGCCGCGGACGCCGCCGAGGTGACGGTGCCTCAGGACTGGGTGGAGGCCCTCGGCGGCCAGGCGCCCGAAGACGTGCTCGGCCAGACCGTGACCCTCGTGGCCGCCGACCCGCTGGGGAAGCAGGACGGGGTGGAGGCCGAGGTGGTCGGGGTGACCGAGCCGATGGCCTCCGGCTCCGGTTCCGGCCCCGTGCCCTCCGGCGAGGTGGAGACGCGCCTGCACGAGATCCAGACCGCCGGCCTGCCGGAGGCGCAGCGGGACACGTTCTTCTCCGCCTCGGTGACGGTGGCGGACATGGCCGCGAACGAGGCGGCGGTGAAGGCCGCCCTCGCCGACGAGGGCTACTCCGCGCAGACCCTCGAGGACCAGCTCGGCCCGATCCGCGGGATCATCGACGCCGTGACCTGGGTGCTCAACGGCTTCGCCCTGATCGCCCTGCTCGCCGCGAGCTTCGGCATCATCAACACCCTGCTCATGGCGGTGCAGGAGCGCACCCGCGAGATCGGCCTGATGAAGGCGCTCGGCATGACCGGCCGCAAGATCTTCGGCCTGTTCACCATGGAGGCGGTGGTCATCGGCCTGCTCGGCTCGCTGATCGGCGTCGGCCTCGGCGTGGCCGTCGGCGTGGTGGCCAACCAGGTGCTCACCGAGGGCGCCCTGAGCGGCGTGACGGGGCTGGTGCTCTACGCCGTGGAGCCGCTGTCCCTGGCGCTGATCGTGCTGCTGATCGTGGCCATCGCCTTCCTCGCCGGCACCCTGCCGGCGGCCCGCGCCGCCCGCAAGGACCCCATCGAGGCCCTGCGCTACGAGTGA
- a CDS encoding amidohydrolase encodes MTTSDSVLSDQRPASLPSVASVVAELEAEVVAFRRDLHRHPELSYEEYRTTDRIMELLTGYGLSPVRMESTGAYVDIGEGPVVLALRADIDALPLEEETGLPYVSVNDGVTHACGHDMHTAVMAGAALVIGRILRGATPDPALRAAGERARGSVRVIFQPAEERLPGGSLSVLRQGILDGVPRILAAHCDPAVDVGSIGTRIGAITSAADTIRITLTGRGGHTSRPHLTEDMVFALSQIAVNVPAVLSRRIDVRSAVSVVWGQIAAGSAPNAIDNTGYLAGTMRCLDADVWEEAGELLDEVVTQVAAPYGVQVQLEHVRGVPPVHNTDAETALIETAARRELGARAIQLTPQSMGGEDFAWMTQRVPGSMLRLGTRTPGGPVYDLHRGDFTPDERAIGVGMRVFAAAALQALVGEEGH; translated from the coding sequence ATGACCACCTCCGACTCCGTGCTCTCCGACCAGCGTCCGGCCTCCCTGCCCTCCGTGGCCTCCGTGGTGGCCGAGCTGGAGGCCGAGGTCGTGGCGTTCCGCCGGGACCTGCACCGGCACCCGGAGCTCTCCTACGAGGAGTACCGCACCACCGACCGCATCATGGAGCTGCTCACCGGCTACGGGCTCTCCCCGGTGCGGATGGAGTCCACCGGCGCGTACGTGGACATCGGCGAGGGCCCGGTGGTGCTCGCCCTGCGCGCGGACATCGACGCCCTGCCGCTCGAGGAGGAGACCGGGCTGCCGTACGTCTCCGTCAACGACGGCGTGACCCACGCGTGCGGCCACGACATGCACACCGCCGTGATGGCGGGTGCGGCGCTCGTGATCGGGCGGATCCTGCGCGGCGCCACCCCGGACCCGGCCCTGCGCGCGGCGGGGGAGCGGGCCCGCGGCTCCGTGCGCGTGATCTTCCAGCCCGCCGAGGAGCGGCTGCCCGGCGGCTCCCTCTCCGTGCTGCGCCAGGGCATCCTCGACGGCGTGCCCCGCATCCTCGCCGCGCACTGCGACCCCGCGGTCGACGTCGGCTCGATCGGCACGCGCATCGGCGCGATCACCTCCGCGGCGGACACCATCCGCATCACCCTCACGGGCCGCGGCGGCCACACCTCGCGCCCGCACCTGACGGAGGACATGGTCTTCGCCCTGTCCCAGATCGCCGTGAACGTCCCGGCCGTGCTCTCGCGCCGGATCGACGTGCGCTCGGCGGTGTCCGTGGTGTGGGGCCAGATCGCCGCCGGCAGTGCCCCCAACGCCATCGACAACACCGGCTACCTGGCCGGCACCATGCGCTGCCTCGACGCGGACGTGTGGGAGGAGGCCGGCGAGCTGCTCGACGAGGTGGTCACCCAGGTGGCGGCCCCCTACGGCGTCCAGGTGCAGCTCGAGCACGTGCGCGGCGTGCCGCCCGTGCACAACACGGACGCGGAGACGGCCCTGATCGAGACCGCGGCCCGCCGCGAGCTCGGCGCGCGCGCCATCCAGCTCACCCCGCAGTCCATGGGCGGCGAGGACTTCGCGTGGATGACGCAGCGGGTGCCCGGCTCGATGCTGCGCCTGGGCACGCGCACCCCCGGCGGGCCGGTCTACGACCTGCACCGCGGTGACTTCACCCCGGACGAGCGGGCCATCGGGGTGGGCATGCGGGTGTTCGCCGCCGCGGCCCTGCAGGCGCTCGTGGGCGAGGAGGGCCACTGA
- the trpS gene encoding tryptophan--tRNA ligase, with protein MKKNSVQDVLAQDVSATAHLAGASDRHRVLSGMQPSADSLHLGNYLGALTNWVRTQDDFEAFFFIPDLHAITVPQDPAALAQRTRVAAAQFIAAGIDPERSTLFVQSQVPEHAQLAWVLTCMTGMGEAMRMTQFKDKSAKQGAEAAGVGLLAYPMLMAADILLYQPHGVPVGDDQRQHVELTRDLAQRFNHRHGETFVVPTGFYPETGARIYDLQDPTSKMSKSAASPNGLINVMDDPKRTAKKIKSAVTDDGTEVRFDREAKPGVSNLLTILSAMTDVPVAELEERYVGRMYGHLKVDVADAVVERLAPVKARTEELLADPAELDRILAAGAAKARAVATPVLEDVYAKVGFLPPLR; from the coding sequence ATGAAGAAGAACTCCGTGCAGGACGTCCTCGCCCAGGACGTCTCCGCCACCGCCCACCTGGCCGGCGCGTCCGACCGCCACCGCGTGCTCTCCGGCATGCAGCCCTCCGCGGACTCCCTGCACCTGGGCAACTACCTCGGGGCCCTCACCAACTGGGTCCGCACCCAGGACGACTTCGAGGCGTTCTTCTTCATCCCGGACCTGCACGCCATCACGGTGCCGCAGGACCCCGCGGCCCTCGCCCAGCGCACCCGCGTGGCGGCCGCCCAGTTCATCGCGGCCGGGATCGACCCGGAGCGCTCCACCCTGTTCGTGCAGTCCCAGGTGCCCGAGCACGCCCAGCTGGCGTGGGTGCTCACCTGCATGACGGGCATGGGCGAGGCCATGCGCATGACCCAGTTCAAGGACAAGTCCGCCAAGCAGGGCGCGGAGGCGGCCGGCGTCGGCCTGCTCGCCTACCCCATGCTGATGGCCGCGGACATCCTGCTGTACCAGCCGCACGGCGTGCCCGTGGGCGACGACCAGCGCCAGCACGTGGAGCTCACCCGCGACCTCGCACAACGGTTCAACCACCGCCACGGGGAGACGTTCGTGGTGCCCACCGGCTTCTACCCGGAGACCGGGGCGCGCATCTACGACCTGCAGGACCCGACGTCGAAGATGTCCAAGTCCGCGGCCTCCCCGAACGGGCTCATCAACGTCATGGACGACCCCAAGCGCACGGCGAAGAAGATCAAGTCCGCCGTGACCGACGACGGCACCGAGGTCCGCTTCGACCGCGAGGCCAAGCCGGGCGTCTCCAACCTGCTCACCATCCTCTCCGCCATGACGGACGTGCCGGTGGCCGAGCTCGAGGAGCGCTACGTGGGCAGGATGTACGGCCACCTCAAGGTGGACGTGGCCGACGCCGTGGTCGAGCGCCTCGCCCCGGTCAAGGCCCGGACCGAGGAGCTGCTCGCCGACCCGGCCGAGCTGGACCGGATCCTCGCCGCCGGCGCCGCGAAGGCCCGCGCCGTGGCCACCCCCGTGCTCGAGGACGTCTACGCCAAGGTGGGCTTCCTGCCGCCGCTGCGCTGA
- a CDS encoding succinate dehydrogenase iron-sulfur subunit: MSHAATETEAPVAQDQTQAAGGGMGAIESFDIVLKVRRYLPESSEESYWDEWRLTMYGTDRVLDALHKVKWDHDGTLSFRRSCAHGICGSDAMRINGRNRLACKTLLKDLDLSKPILVEPIKGLPVEKDLIVDMDPFFQSYREVMPFLVAEGHEPSQERYQSQADRARYDDTTKCILCAACTSSCPVFWTDGQYFGPAAIVNAHRFIFDSRDDAGDMRLEILNDKEGVWRCRTTFNCTDACPRGIQVTKAIAEVKQAILARQF, translated from the coding sequence ATGAGCCACGCAGCAACCGAGACCGAGGCCCCCGTGGCCCAGGATCAGACCCAGGCCGCCGGCGGCGGCATGGGCGCGATCGAGTCCTTCGACATCGTCCTCAAGGTCCGCCGCTACCTCCCGGAGTCCTCCGAGGAGTCCTACTGGGACGAGTGGCGCCTGACCATGTACGGCACGGACCGCGTGCTGGACGCCCTGCACAAGGTGAAGTGGGACCACGACGGCACCCTGTCGTTCCGTCGCTCCTGCGCCCACGGTATCTGCGGCTCCGACGCCATGCGCATCAACGGCCGCAACCGCCTGGCCTGCAAGACCCTGCTCAAGGACCTGGACCTGTCCAAGCCCATCCTGGTGGAGCCCATCAAGGGCCTGCCGGTGGAGAAGGACCTGATCGTGGACATGGACCCGTTCTTCCAGTCCTACCGCGAGGTCATGCCGTTCCTCGTCGCCGAGGGCCACGAGCCCTCCCAGGAGCGCTACCAGTCCCAGGCCGACCGCGCCCGGTACGACGACACCACCAAGTGCATCCTCTGCGCCGCGTGCACCTCGTCCTGCCCCGTGTTCTGGACCGACGGCCAGTACTTCGGCCCGGCCGCCATCGTCAACGCGCACCGCTTCATCTTCGACTCGCGCGACGACGCCGGCGACATGCGTCTGGAGATCCTGAACGACAAGGAGGGCGTGTGGCGCTGCCGCACGACCTTCAACTGCACCGACGCGTGCCCCCGCGGCATCCAGGTGACCAAGGCGATCGCCGAGGTGAAGCAGGCCATCCTGGCCCGCCAGTTCTGA
- a CDS encoding ABC transporter ATP-binding protein, with product MHTVQQAAGAHASAGREPVLETENLVKVYGRGESRFDALKGVTLQIQAGESVAIVGKSGSGKSTLMHLLALLDRPSAGVVAMDGRPVQDVSPAEVARLRNETFGFVFQQFFLNPAQTVLENTVLPLKISGVPRAERRERGMAVLERLELADKAGNKATDLSGGQKQRVCIARALVNRPTVLFADEPTGNLDSATSAAVEDILFGLHRDEGITLVVVTHDDDLAARCDRRLVMQDGMIVDETTTAGAQA from the coding sequence ATGCACACGGTCCAGCAGGCCGCCGGGGCGCACGCGTCGGCGGGGAGGGAGCCGGTCCTGGAGACCGAGAACCTCGTGAAGGTGTACGGGCGGGGGGAGTCCCGCTTCGACGCGCTCAAGGGGGTCACCCTGCAGATCCAGGCGGGGGAGTCCGTGGCGATCGTGGGCAAGTCCGGCTCGGGCAAGTCCACGCTCATGCACCTGCTGGCGCTGCTGGACCGGCCGAGCGCCGGCGTCGTGGCGATGGACGGGCGCCCGGTCCAGGACGTCTCCCCGGCCGAGGTGGCGCGGCTGCGCAACGAGACCTTCGGCTTCGTGTTCCAGCAGTTCTTCCTCAACCCGGCGCAGACGGTGCTGGAGAACACCGTGCTGCCCCTGAAGATCTCCGGCGTGCCCCGCGCCGAGCGACGCGAGCGCGGGATGGCCGTGCTGGAGCGCCTCGAGCTCGCGGACAAGGCCGGCAACAAGGCCACGGACCTCTCCGGCGGCCAGAAGCAGCGCGTGTGCATCGCCCGCGCGCTGGTGAACCGCCCCACCGTGCTGTTCGCGGACGAGCCCACCGGCAACCTGGACTCGGCCACTTCGGCGGCCGTGGAGGACATCCTCTTCGGCCTGCACCGGGACGAGGGCATCACCCTCGTGGTGGTCACGCACGACGACGACCTCGCGGCCCGGTGCGACCGGCGCCTCGTGATGCAGGACGGCATGATCGTGGACGAGACGACGACGGCGGGGGCGCAGGCATGA
- a CDS encoding BMP family lipoprotein, which yields MGTATPSAEGRRRLLLPAAVLGASALLLTACGQAPEASNSSESAGSASATGAAAEVGSDNSDYTGCIVSDEGGFDDRSFNQSSYEGLKAAEEEFGIEIREAESNSVGEYVPNLNAMLDADCNLVVAVGFQLGDTMKPIAEENAETKFVGVDVTAPGFPENVRNIIYDTAQGAFLAGYLAAGMTETGTVATYGGMEIPTVSIFMDGFARGVEHYNEVKGEDVRVLGWDTENRTGSFIGDFSNQNAGKTNTANFINEGADIIMPVAGPVGLGTIDAVKEANGGGKDVKVIWVDSDGYETTQDGEVILTSVMKRMGDAVKQVIAEDINDEFTSEAYVGTLENDGVALAPFHDFEDAVPQELKDELEALEEDIVSGEIEVGSEDSPEA from the coding sequence ATGGGCACCGCCACTCCGTCGGCCGAGGGCCGCCGTCGTCTCCTGCTCCCCGCCGCCGTGCTCGGCGCCTCCGCCCTGCTGCTGACCGCGTGCGGCCAGGCTCCGGAGGCCTCGAACTCCTCCGAGTCCGCCGGCTCGGCGTCCGCCACGGGGGCCGCGGCCGAGGTCGGCTCGGACAACTCCGACTACACCGGCTGCATCGTCTCGGACGAGGGCGGCTTCGACGACCGCTCGTTCAACCAGTCCTCCTACGAGGGCCTGAAGGCCGCGGAGGAGGAGTTCGGGATCGAGATCCGCGAGGCCGAGTCCAACTCGGTGGGCGAGTACGTGCCGAACCTGAACGCGATGCTCGACGCGGACTGCAACCTCGTCGTGGCCGTGGGCTTCCAGCTGGGCGACACCATGAAGCCCATCGCCGAGGAGAACGCCGAGACGAAGTTCGTGGGCGTGGACGTCACCGCCCCCGGCTTCCCGGAGAACGTCCGCAACATCATCTACGACACAGCCCAGGGCGCCTTCCTGGCCGGCTACCTGGCCGCGGGCATGACCGAGACCGGCACCGTCGCCACCTACGGCGGCATGGAGATCCCCACCGTGTCCATCTTCATGGACGGCTTCGCGCGCGGCGTGGAGCACTACAACGAGGTCAAGGGCGAGGACGTGCGCGTGCTCGGCTGGGACACCGAGAACCGCACGGGCTCCTTCATCGGCGACTTCTCCAACCAGAACGCCGGCAAGACGAACACCGCCAACTTCATCAACGAGGGCGCGGACATCATCATGCCGGTGGCCGGCCCCGTGGGCCTGGGCACCATCGACGCCGTCAAGGAGGCCAACGGCGGCGGCAAGGACGTCAAGGTCATCTGGGTCGACTCCGACGGCTACGAGACCACCCAGGACGGCGAGGTCATCCTCACCTCCGTCATGAAGCGCATGGGCGACGCGGTGAAGCAGGTCATCGCCGAGGACATCAACGACGAGTTCACGTCGGAGGCCTACGTCGGCACCCTGGAGAACGACGGCGTGGCCCTCGCGCCGTTCCACGACTTCGAGGACGCCGTGCCGCAGGAGCTCAAGGACGAGCTCGAGGCGCTCGAGGAGGACATCGTCTCGGGCGAGATCGAGGTCGGCTCCGAGGACTCCCCGGAGGCCTGA
- a CDS encoding mannose-1-phosphate guanylyltransferase: MSTDPNLTEAGREDAPGSALSRFHVVIPAGGVGTRLWPLSRAAAPKFLHDLTGSGQTLIRATWDRLAPLAAGMLVVTGAAHRDAVCGQLPDLDTADLVLEPSPKDSAAAIGLAAAILSLRDPDTIMGSFAADQVIAPVEVFQDAVRQAVETAATGRIVTIGIEPTHAATGFGYIRRGRRLAVPGAPDAHDVAAFVEKPDLKVAQQYVKSGRYLWNAGMFVAPVGLMLAHLEENEPALHAGLMEIAHAWETERRDEVMERVWPELTKTAIDYAVAEPAAAVGDVAVIPGAFTWDDVGDFAAIARLNPVKDASGITVIGDTPRVYSDDASGVVVTDTRRVIALIGIEDVVVVDTEDALLVTTTDHAQEVKKAVEALKAEGVDEVL, translated from the coding sequence GTGAGCACCGATCCGAACCTGACCGAGGCCGGGCGCGAGGACGCGCCGGGCTCGGCCCTGTCCCGCTTCCACGTCGTGATCCCCGCCGGAGGCGTGGGCACCCGGCTGTGGCCGCTGTCCCGCGCGGCGGCGCCGAAGTTCCTGCACGACCTCACGGGCTCGGGCCAGACGCTGATCCGCGCCACGTGGGACCGGCTGGCCCCCCTGGCCGCGGGCATGCTCGTGGTCACCGGCGCGGCCCACCGCGACGCGGTGTGCGGCCAGCTGCCGGACCTGGACACGGCGGACCTGGTGCTCGAGCCCTCCCCGAAGGACTCCGCGGCCGCCATCGGCCTCGCCGCGGCCATCCTGTCCCTGCGGGACCCGGACACGATCATGGGCTCCTTCGCGGCGGACCAGGTCATCGCCCCCGTGGAGGTGTTCCAGGACGCCGTGCGCCAGGCCGTGGAGACCGCGGCCACGGGGCGCATCGTGACCATCGGCATCGAGCCGACGCACGCCGCAACGGGCTTCGGCTACATCCGCCGGGGCCGCCGACTGGCCGTGCCCGGCGCCCCGGACGCGCACGACGTCGCGGCGTTCGTGGAGAAGCCGGACCTCAAGGTCGCCCAGCAGTACGTGAAGTCGGGCCGCTACCTCTGGAACGCCGGCATGTTCGTGGCGCCGGTGGGCCTCATGCTCGCCCACCTCGAGGAGAACGAGCCCGCGCTGCACGCCGGCCTCATGGAGATCGCGCACGCGTGGGAGACCGAGCGGCGGGACGAGGTCATGGAGCGCGTCTGGCCCGAGCTGACCAAGACCGCCATCGACTATGCCGTGGCCGAGCCGGCCGCCGCCGTCGGCGACGTCGCCGTCATCCCCGGCGCCTTCACGTGGGACGACGTGGGGGACTTCGCCGCCATCGCCCGCCTGAACCCGGTCAAGGACGCCTCGGGCATCACCGTCATCGGGGACACCCCCCGCGTGTACTCGGACGACGCGTCCGGCGTCGTGGTCACGGACACGAGGCGCGTCATCGCGCTGATCGGCATCGAGGACGTCGTGGTGGTGGACACCGAGGACGCGCTGCTGGTGACCACCACGGACCACGCCCAGGAGGTCAAGAAGGCCGTGGAGGCGCTCAAGGCCGAGGGCGTGGACGAGGTCCTCTGA